Proteins from a genomic interval of Gossypium hirsutum isolate 1008001.06 chromosome A09, Gossypium_hirsutum_v2.1, whole genome shotgun sequence:
- the LOC107890110 gene encoding 50S ribosomal protein L22, chloroplastic produces MVGWQRHLQCALRRIRRRLEHNYSLSSNYSSTSTSRLSPSLLPSELPGIQRLWKPPSASISSPLYQYFQQLGISTSRKLLAGSSEETPISSPLTPVLAIDSGKTEEKKVVANRTKVQAVLKKIKQSPKKFNLVAALIRGTRVEDALLQLQVTVKRAAKTVYQIIHSARANATHNHGLDPDRLLVAEAFIGKGMFLKRVLFHGKGWAGIKERPECRLTVVVREMTAEEEAEIARLRVSKFRKLTKRERRLVPHKLIETTPIWNRKGKASSQPALNQMA; encoded by the exons ATGGTGGGGTGGCAGAGGCATTTGCAATGTGCACTCCGTCGAATTCGAAGAAGACTGGAACACAATTATTCTCTGTCTTCCAATTACTCTTCCACTTCCACTTCTCGCTTGAGCCCCTCCCTTTTACCTA GCGAACTGCCTGGTATTCAGAGATTGTGGAAGCCACCTTCCGCTAGCATCTCATCGCCTTTATATCAGTATTTCCAGCAATTG GGAATTTCCACTTCAAGGAAATTACTAGCAGGTTCTTCTGAAGAGACACCCATTTCATCACCATTAACTCCTGTTTTGGCAATAGATAGTGGAAAGACTGAAGAGAAGAAAGTTGTTGCTAATCGCACAAAAGTTCAGGcggttttaaagaaaataaaacag AGTCCCAAGAAGTTCAACTTGGTTGCTGCACTAATTCGTGGTACGCGTGTCGAAGATGCATTATTGCAGTTGCAAGTGACGGTAAAGCGTGCTGCTAAAACAGTCTACCAG ATTATTCACTCAGCTCGAGCAAATGCTACCCATAATCATGGATTGGATCCTGACCGTCTGCTAGTTG CTGAGGCATTTATTGGAAAGGGAATGTTTCTGAAAAGAGTGTTGTTCCATGGGAAAGGATGGGCCGGCATTAAAGAGAGACCGGAATGCCGACTAACGGTGGTAGTGAGGGAGATGACAGCGGAAGAGGAGGCTGAGATAGCCAGACTGAGAGTAAGCAAGTTTCGCAAGCTTACTAAGCGAGAAAGACGACTTGTACCCCATAAGCTTATTGAAACCACTCCTATTTGGAACCGCAAAGGTAAAGCCAGCAGCCAGCCAGCCTTGAACCAAATGGCTTGA
- the LOC107889455 gene encoding ubiquitin carboxyl-terminal hydrolase 8 produces the protein MDDLFSSEDDDHLFDLDYNPYARKRPLSRLDRDDYDETDEEEANRQKLYLVPYRWWKEAQRSVADEIVGILYNVLSNYDNADSEIVLDLRKEESSGTRVKMGEGVSSREYALVKEALWLRTLKWHNDSKTSEEDERYHCVGEGQSQEVFPLQIRLSFSPGTNSLLVTISLKDNAVDFYRRACIIFNSQSELLQIWDFSGQTSQFVMNEIINLSKISPGKQGKEVLLELHVHGFFVFTNKTDERLAEPMKTENSFGKSRVRMNMNSDNLSSQLMLTNTSLSGSGYRGIGVLGLAGLQNLGNTCFMNSAVQYLVHTPQLVDYCLGDYEKDINHENPLGMNGELSLAFGELLRKLWAPGAMPVAPRMFKFKLAKFAPQFDGYNQHDSQEFLAFLLDGLHEDLNRVKCKPYIEAKDAEGRPDEEVADEHWLNHLARNASIIVDIFQGQYRSTLVCPVCKKVSVTFDPFMYLTLPLPSTTMRTMTLTVFSTDGIMLPMPFTITVPKGGRLKDLIDSLSLACSLKDHETLLVAEIYKNQIFRLLDGPSDSVALIRDDDKLVAYRLPKVSETCPLVVFSHQQLERPYGFGAMAPNWKLFGVPLIARIENLSSGSEIHYQFLKLLRPFLMPVEDVVNDYDGDETRNTVNENSKVEGIVSPLVSYSDAGPDSGEENDVHLNADFKFYLVDKPGSSEIKMNDPVPISSLTKNLDVTVHWSDKMIEKYDTCLLSSLPEVFKPQLFAKRHEESISLYKCLEGFLQEEPLGPDDMWYCPRCKKHQQAIKKLDLWRLPEILVIHLKRFSYSRFFKNKLETYVDFPIHDLNLSNYISHIDNQLSNCYQLYAVTNHYGGMGGGHYTALIDHGHGRWYEFDDDRVFPISEDRIKSSAAYVLFYRRVREM, from the exons atGGACGACCTATTCTCCTCCGAGGACGACGATCACCTCTTCGACCTCGATTACAACCCTTACGCTCGCAAGCGCCCTCTCTCACGCCTCGATCGCGACGATTATGATGAAACCGACGAGGAGGAGGCTAATCGCCAGAAACTCTACCTAGTTCCGTATAG ATGGTGGAAGGAGGCTCAAAGAAGCGTTGCTGATGAAATAGTAGGCATTTTGTACAATGTGTTATCCAACTATGACAATGCCGATTCTGAAATTGTACtggacttgaggaaggaagagaGTTCAGGGACTAGGGTTAAGATGGGCGAAGGGGTTTCAAGCCGTGAATATGCCTTGGTTAAGGAAGCATTGTGGCTGCGTACTCTTAAATG GCACAATGACTCCAAAACGTCAGAGGAAGATGAGAGGTACCATTGTGTTGGTGAGGGTCAATCACAAGAAGTGTTTCCTTTGCAGATAAGGCTTTCTTTTTCACCAGGAACAAATTCATTGTTAGTAACGATCAGTTTAAAG GACAATGCAGTTGATTTTTATAGGAGAGCTTGCATTATTTTCAATTCCCAATCTGAATTG TTGCAGATTTGGGACTTCTCAGGGCAGACAAGCCAGTTTGttatgaatgaaattatcaatttgtcCAAAATTTCTCCTGGGAAACAGGGGAAAGAG GTTCTTCTTGAATTGCATGTTCATGGGTTTTTTGTTTTTACAAACAAGACTGATGAGAGATTGGCAGAACCGATGAAGACAGAAAATAGCTTTGGCAAGAGTCGAGTAAGGATGAATATGAATAGTGACAACCTGAGCTCACAATTAATGCTAACCAACACATCACTGTCTGGTAGTGGTTATAGGGGCATTGGTGTGTTGGGCTTGGCAGGACTACAAAATCTCGGAAATACTTGTTTCATGAACAGTGCAGTACAGTATTTGGTGCATACTCCACAGCTTGTTGATTACTGCCTTGGAGACTATGAGAAAGATATAAATCATGAAAACCCTCTGGGAATGAAT GGTGAACTTTCTTTAGCATTTGGAGAGCTGTTAAGAAAGCTATGGGCTCCAGGTGCAATGCCAGTGGCTCCAAGAATGTTCAAGTTTAAACTTGCTAAATTTGCTCCCCAATTTGATGGATATAATCAGCACGACTCACAA GAGTTTCTTGCTTTTCTGCTGGATGGCCTTCATGAAGATTTGAATCGTGTAAAATGCAAGCCATATATAGAAGCTAAGGATGCAGAGGGGCGTCCAGATGAAGAAGTGGCTGATGAACACTGGCTAAATCACTTGGCTCGCAATGCTTCCATCATAGTTGACATCTTCCAA gGTCAGTACCGGTCAACATTGGTGTGCCCTGTTTGCAAGAAGGTCTCTGTGACATTTGATCCATTTATGTACCTAACACTGCCATTACCTTCAACAACTATGCGGACGATGACTTTGACAGTTTTTAGTACTGATGGGATTATGTTGCCCATGCCATTTACCATTACTGTTCCCAAGGGTGGGAGGCTCAAGGATCTCATTGACTCGTTAAGTTTGGCATGTTCTTTAAAAGATCATGAAACCCTGCTCGTGGCTGAG ATATACAAAAATCAGATTTTTCGTTTACTGGATGGTCCATCAGACTCTGTAGCCTTGATTAGAGATGATGATAAACTTGTCGCCTATAGGTTACCAAAAGTTAGTGAGACATGCCCCTTGGTTGTGTTCTCACATCAGCAGCTGGAAAG GCCTTATGGTTTTGGTGCGATGGCACCAAACTGGAAGCTATTCGGTGTTCCTCTTATAGCAAGGATAGAAAATCTTTCAAGTGGATCTGAGATCCATTACCAGTTTCTAAAATTACTTCGTCCATTTCTAATGCCAGTTGAAGATGTGGTAAATGATTATGATGGTGATGAGACAAGGAATACTGTTAACGAGAATTCTAAGGTGGAGGGTATTGTTAGCCCTTTAGTTTCATATAGTGATGCAGGTCCAGACAGTGGAGAAGAGAATGATGTTCATCTGAATGCTGACTTCAAATTCTACCTGGTTGATAAGCCAGGGTCATCGGAGATAAAGATGAATGACCCTGTACCAATCTCAAGTTTAACTAAGAATTTGGATGTGACCGTTCACTGGTCAGATAAGATGATTGAAAAGTATGATACATGTCTTCTCAGCTCATTGCCTGAGGTTTTCAAGCCTCAGTTGTTTGCAAAAAGGCACGAAGAATCCATTTCCTTGTATAAATGTCTGGAAGGTTTCTTGCAAGAAGAACCTTTAGGACCAGATGATATGTG GTACTGCCCCAGGTGCAAGAAGCATCAGCAAGCCATCAAAAAGTTAGATCTTTGGAGATTACCCGAGATTTTAGTAATTCATTTGAAGAGATTCTCATATAGCcgtttttttaagaacaagctAGAAACATATGTGGACTTTCCAATTCATGATCTCAATCTCTCCAATTACATTTCCCATATTGATAACCAATTGTCCAATTGTTATCAATTATATGCGGTAACTAATCACTATGGAGGCATGGGAGGCGGTCATTATACTGCTTTAATTGAT CACGGGCATGGTAGATGGTACGAGTTTGATGACGACAGAGTTTTCCCCATCAGTGAAGACAGAATTAAATCATCTGCAGCATATGTCCTTTTCTATAGAAGAGTCCGGGAGATGTAA